A window from Chelmon rostratus isolate fCheRos1 chromosome 13, fCheRos1.pri, whole genome shotgun sequence encodes these proteins:
- the LOC121616033 gene encoding protein FAM126B-like isoform X1, which yields MLGSERGVVEEWLSEFKSLPETHIPSYAGSLHLKKSLVPALYRVIQDPNNELLEPVCHQLFELYRSSEDRLRRFTLQFLPELVWVYLRVTASRDRQSNGCIEALLLGIYNLEIVDKDGNSRLLSFTIPSLSKPSIYHEPSSLGSMALTEGALCQHDLIRVVYSGLHPQRETFTAQNRFEVLCFLMLCYNSAVVYMPLSSYQSVCRMSSRLCVCGFPRQQQKLWREPCNRVLLDPEFMVQMLTAVYHAIYNGEWEMGREALEDILYRAQLELYSQPLLLGNAMKNSLPDSAPDEPRGRKVLQVEVTPTISRISISAITTASIRRHRWKREDADGMSGGEDSFNVNDPDEGFSSGASNSSQPSGTKTGGSMGPRGGSLNSSSSSIKKAITARLSRDKEREREKEREREREAVLSVDHQTPVRKHHQRQQSPPASINLDAIQLSPIKKHLSFPAGPTLVRTGSTSSSKSFDCMNFNLNGGDDEREEAAGGSDKEGGLPAGGSHRHSTISLKEEHLIRPEDAQDLLSPGAPLTKQSRSPSFNMQIISQV from the exons ATGCTGGGTTCAGAGCGCGGTGTTGTCGAAGAATGGCTCTCAGAATTCAAG TCCTTGCCAGAAACCCACATCCCCAGTTATGCCGGCAGCCTTCATCTAAAGAAGTCCCTGGTGCCAGCACTCTACAGAGTCATCCAGGACCCCAACAATGAG CTACTGGAGCCTGTTTGCCACCAACTGTTCGAGCTGTACCGGAGCTCTGAAGACCGCCTGCGCCGCTTCACCCTGCAGTTCCTGCCTGAGCTGGTGTGGGTATACCTACGTGTCACGGCCAGCAGAGATCGTCAGAGCAATGGATGCATCGAGGCCCTTCTCCTGGGCATCTATAACCTG GAGATCGTGGATAAAGATGGCAACAGCAGGCTCCTGTCCTTCACAATCCCGTCTCTGTCCAAACCATCGATATATCACGAG CCTTCTAGCCTGGGATCCATGGCATTGACAGAGGGGGCCCTCTGTCAACATGACCTGATCAGAGTGGTGTACAGCGGCCTCCACCCTCAGAGAGAGACCTTCACAGCCCAGAACAG GTTTGAAGTGCTGTGTTTCCTCATGCTCTGCTACAACTCTGCTGTGGTCTACATGCCCCTATCGTCCTATCAGTCAGTCTGCAGAATGAGCTCACG gttgtgtgtatgtggcttCCCCCGGCAACAGCAGAAGCTTTGGCGGGAACCGTGCAACCGTGTGCTGCTGGACCCTGAGTTCATGGTGCAGATGCTGACTGCTGTCTATCACGCCAT ATACAATGGAGAGTGGGAGATGGGACGGGAAGCTCTGGAGGACATTCTGTACAGAGCCCAGCTGGAGCTTTACTCCCAGCCTCTCCTG CTGGGGAACGCCATGAAGAACTCGCTGCCAGACAGCGCTCCCGATGAGCCGCGGGGGCGCAaggtgctgcaggtggaggtgacgCCCACCATTAGCCGCATCTCCATCTCAGCCATCACCACCGCCTCCATACGACGCCACCGCTGGAAGAGAGAGG ATGCTGATGGTATGAGCGGCGGGGAAGATTCCTTCAACGTCAACGACCCTGACGAGGGTTTCTCCTCCGGGGCGTCTAACAGCAGCCAGCCCAGCGGAACCAAGACGGGCGGCAGCATGGGGCCGAGGGGCGGCagcctgaacagcagcagcagcagcatcaagaAGGCCATCACGGCCCGGCTGTCTcgggacaaagagagagagcgggagaaagagagggagcgagagagggaggcgGTTTTGTCGGTGGATCACCAGACCCCTGTGAGGAAGCATCACCAGAGGCAGCAGTCGCCTCCAGCCAGCATTAACTTGGATGCCATCCAGCTGAGCCCCATAAAGAAGCACCTGAGCTTCCCTGCGGGGCCCACGCTGGTGCGGACTGgcagcacctcctccagcaAGTCCTTTGACTGCATGAATTTCAACCTGAACGGAGGTGATGACGAGCGAGAGGAGGCGGCGGGGGGCTCGGACAAGGAAGGAGGGCTTCCGGCAGGTGGCTCCCACCGCCACTCCACCATTAGCTTGAAAGAGGAGCACCTCATCAGGCCAGAGGACGCCCAGGACCTCCTGTCTCCTGGAGCTCCTCTCACCAAGCAGTCCCGCTCCCCCAGCTTCAACATGCAGATCATATCACAGGTCTAA
- the trpm2 gene encoding transient receptor potential cation channel subfamily M member 2: MAESVEMLPKSENKIHPLQVIEEQQQNRLHLNQVVSRFQKRCVLASWIRENIHKKECCFFERGVRGDVCKCDYSKTEHVDEAIKPEDFTGESWDRHRHIREVPTDAFGDISFGGLGQKTGKYARVSTDTSPEILYQLLTEQWKLTPPNLLISVTGGAKNFFLKAGLKSMFHRGLIKVAQTTGAWIITGGTHAGVMKHVGQAVRDYALSSSTQGQIVAIGVATWGIIHNRDALVHSEGCFPAHYLLDVKGQGRLSCLDNNHTHFLLVDDGTQGHYGVEIELRTRLEKCISGKRLGNKESGVTIPVVCVVLDGGPGTLNTIYNAMLNGTPCVILEGSGRIADVIAQVAGLPVSRVTIVHIHHLMKRFFGQEYENFADLKIIEWTKKIQDIIRMSHLLTVFRVSEDNRGDVDVAILQALLKASRTSESLGIDSWKRQLELAIAWNRVDIAETEIFTEESQWKSSDLHWAMFSALVGNKPQFVSLLLENGVSLRDFLQDEETLCELYKQLPGCFFLRKLAKRVHSSRRSRRPAIGIRARAHSGETIAMTHVSDEVRHLLGSFTKPLYPPSSTVNHFSMSMEDSSASLSKSQADSQAALREDAAEAPRDFGRDLFLWAVVQNSKELAEIAWEQCRDCMSAALAASKILKKMAEEGSDADEAEEMRELANHYEKHAIGVFSECYNSDEERAQKLLVRASLFWGRTTCLRLALEADDKIFIAQSGVQALLTQIWCGELSVDNPVWRVLLCMVFFPLIYTGFLVFRRDEVIQRETEKNEEIKTVEKVTGSTLRTNCSRLLRRLKPLGSWSRAACLYSSPQVKFYWNIVSYFAFLFLFAVVLMIDFQDTPSVWEVLLYVWLLSLVCEEVRQLFHDPDGFGFRKKARMYINDLWNILDVLSILLFIIGLAFRLTTELFYAGKVLLCIDFVVFCLRLMAIFTISRTLGPKIIIVRRMMMDMFFFMFLLSIWVVAYGVAKQGILIHNDNRLDWIVRGAVYEPYRTIFGDFPTNIDYAAFDIESCSMNGTDPLKPKCPVLNENQTPAFPEWLTIIMLCVYLLFANILLLNLLIAIFNFTFQEVQDNTDRIWKFQRYELIKEYHSRPAAPPPFIILSHLYLFIRNMVLCRPPIVYTEFKNELPENEEEELLSWEALMKDRYLLSTQQEQSQSMERRILDTAQKLLVSFLRVAAISDQLEREEETSSDATVKRLARLEEQVVQSAKALQWIMDSLKSQGFAAREAPSLTLTSSDESPDTYASTSEKEDGFHVNARQFHYPNSKLTRFSVPEEKVPWEVSFSSYMPTYYASEDIEDHVDGSQSDTLDNYRNPGGRTGIRGRGALSRLGPNLNVDLVLTRWRDNERSVLEYLAVWGESRGTLALPSGPVQSADHLPVTLKRTMGKKLYEKLSEKVPEGTKVFEGYVDDPRNTDNAWVETTVLNIHLDRTSQVMLDINNMVLSSHGGLQWQEVSGRTRLDSNQRESLRQVAEFHNRKF, from the exons ATGGCTGAATCAGTGG AAATGCTGCCTAAATCAGAGAATAAGATTCACCCGCTGCAAGTGAtcgaggagcagcagcagaacaggcTTCATTTAAATCAAGTGGTTTCTCGTTTTCAGAAG CGCTGCGTCCTCGCCTCCTGGATCAGGGAGAACATCCACAAGAAGGAATGCTGCTTCTTTGAGAGAGGTGTCAG aGGGGATGTGTGCAAGTGTGACTACTCAAAGACCGAGCATGTGGATGAAGCCATCAAGCCAGAGGACTTCACAGGCGAGTCGTGGGACAGACACAGGCACATCCGCGAGGTGCCCACTGATGCCTTTGGAGACATCAGCTTTGGCGGTTTGGGACAAAAGACTGGCAAG TATGCGCGAGTGTCCACAGACACCAGCCCTGAAATCCTGTACCAGCTATTGACTGAACAGTGGAAGCTCACTCCTCCAAACCTCCTGATCTCAGTGACCGGAGGAGCCAAGAACTTCTTTCTGAAGGCTGGTCTCAAGAGCATGTTCCACAGAGGCCTCATCAAAGTGGCCCAGACGACAG GTGCGTGGATCATCACTGGTGGTACACATGCTGGCGTGATGAAGCACGTAGGGCAGGCGGTGAGGGACTACGCCCTGAGCAGCTCCACGCAGGGCCAGATCGTAGCTATTGGAGTAGCAACGTGGGGTATAATTCACAACAGGGATGCTCTGGTGCATTCAGAG GGTTGTTTCCCAGCGCATTATTTGCTGGACGTCAAGGGCCAGGGCCGGCTCTCCTGCCTCGATAACAACCACACCCACTTCCTGCTGGTGGATGATGGGACCCAGGGACACTATGGCGTGGAGATTGAGCTGCGCACCCGCCTGGAGAAATGCATCTCTGGAAAGCGGCTGGGAAACAAAG AGAGTGGCGTGACCAtccctgtggtgtgtgtggttttggATGGAGGGCCAGGCACTCTCAAT ACCATCTATAACGCCATGCTGAATGGTACACCATGTGTGATCTTGGAGGGCTCTGGGAGAATAGCGGATGTGATTGCCCAGGTGGCAGGACTGCCAGTGAGCCGGGTCACCATCGTTCACATCCACCACTTAATGAAAAGGTTCTTTGGCCAAGAGTATGAAAACTTCGCCGACCTCAAGATCATAGAATGGACCAAGAAG ATTCAGGACATCATCAGGATGTCTCACCTGCTGACAGTCTTCAGGGTAAGCGAGGACAATCGTGGGGATGTGGATGTGGCTATTCTTCAAGCACTGCTCAAAG CCTCAAGGACCAGCGAGTCGCTGGGGATCGACAGCTGGAAGAGGCAGCTGGAGCTGGCTATAGCCTGGAACCGAGTGGACATAGCTGAGACTGAGATCTTCACTGAGGAGAGCCAGTGGAAG TCCAGTGACCTCCACTGGGCCATGTTCTCAGCCCTGGTGGGCAACAAGCCTCAGTTTGTGAGTCTGCTGCTGGAGAACGGCGTGAGTCTGAGGGATTTCCTGCAGGACGAGGAAACCCTGTGCGAGCTCTACAAGCAGCTGCCCGGCTGCTTCTTCCTCCGCAAGCTGGCCAAGCGGGTCCACAGCTCTCGGCGCAGCAGGAGGCCGGCGATCGGCATCCGGGCTCGAGCTCACTCGGGCGAGACCATCGCCATGACCCACGTGTCTGACGAGGTGCGCCACCTGCTGGGTAGTTTCACCAAGCCCCTCTACCCTCCCTCCAGCACGGTAAACCACTTCAGCATGTCTATGGAGGATTCATCCGCATCA CTGTCTAAAAGTCAGGCAGATTCTCAGGCTGCACTCAGGGAGGACGCTGCTGAAGCGCCGAGGGACTTCGGCAGAGACCTTTTCCTCTGGGCTGTCGTCCAGAACAGTAAGGAGCTGGCTGAAATCGCCTGGGAGCAG TGTAGAGACTGCATGTCCGCCGCCCTGGCCGCCAGCAAGATCCTGAAGAAAATGGCAGAGGAAGGAAGTGATGCGGACGAGGCGGAGGAAATGCGAGAGCTCGCCAATCATTATGAAAAACACGCCATTG gTGTGTTCAGTGAGTGCTACAACAGTGACGAAGAGCGAGCTCAGAAGTTGTTGGTGCGTGCGTCGCTGTTTTGGGGAAGGACGACGTGCCTGAGGCTGGCACTGGAGGCTGATGATAAGATCTTTATCGCTCAGTCAGGTGTTCAG GCTCTTCTGACACAGATCTGGTGTGGCGAGCTTTCAGTGGACAACCCTGTGTGGAGAGTTCTGCTCTGCATGGTTTTCTTCCCACTTATCTACACTGGCTTTCTGGTTTTCAG ACGTGATGAGGTCATccagagagaaactgagaaGAACGAGGAGATTAAGACGGTGGAGAAAGTGACGGGAAGTACGCTTCGAACAAATTGTAGTAGGCT CCTGAGGCGCCTGAAGCCTCTGGGCAGCTGGTCCAGAGCGGCCTGCCTGTACAGCTCCCCGCAGGTCAAGTTCTACTGGAACATCGTGTCGTACTTCGCCTTCCTCTTCCTATTCGCGGTGGTGCTGATGATCGACTTCCAGGACACGCCGTCTGTTTGGGAGGTGCTGCTGTACGTCTGGCTGCTCTCTCTGGTGTGTGAGGAGGTCAGGCAG ctGTTTCATGATCCTGATGGCTTTGGGTTTCGTAAGAAAGCCAGGATGTACATCAACGACCTGTGGAATATTTTAGAtgttctctccatcctcctctttaTTATTGGCCTTGCATTTAG GCTGACGACTGAGCTGTTCTATGCGGGTAAAGTCCTCCTCTGCATCGATTTTGTGGTCTTCTGCCTCCGTCTCATGGCCATCTTCACTATCAGTAGAACCCTGGGACCCAAAATCATCATCGTCAGGAGGATG ATGATGGATATGTTCTTCTTCATGTTCCTGCTCAGTATCTGGGTGGTGGCGTACGGTGTGGCCAAACAAGGCATCCTCATCCACAATGACAATCGGCTGGACTGGATTGTCCGTGGGGCGGTTTATGAGCCATACCGCACCATATTTGGGGATTTTCCCACAAATATTGATT ACGCTGCATTTGACATAGAGTCCTGCAGCATGAATGGCACCGACCCCCTGAAGCCCAAGTGTCCTGTGCTGAATGAAAACCAAACACCAGCCTTCCCCGAGTGGCTCACCATCATCATGCTTTGCGTTTACTTGCTCTTTGCCAACATACTGCTGCTCAACCTGCTCATAGCCATCTTCAA CTTTACGTTCCAGGAAGTTCAGGATAACACGGACAGGATATGGAAGTTTCAAAGATATGAGCTGATTAAGGAGTACCACAGCCGCCCTGCCgcccctcctcctttcatcaTCCTCAGCCATCTTTACCTCTTCATCAGGAACATGGTGCTGTGCAGGCCGCCCATCGTATACACAGAGTTCA AGAACGAGCTTCCTgagaatgaggaagaggagctgctgtctTGGGAGGCCTTGATGAAGGACAGATACCTCCTGTCCACGCAGCAGGAGCAGAGTCAGAGCATGGAGCGACGCATCCTGGACACAGCCCAAAA actgcttgtttctttcttgaGGGTTGCGGCCATAAGCGATCAGctggagagggaagaggagacgAGCTCTGACGCCACGGTGAAAAGACTGGCCCGACTGGAGGAGCAG GTTGTCCAATCAGCCAAAGCCCTGCAGTGGATTATGGACAGTCTGAAATCTCAGGGTTTTGCAGCAAGAGAAGCACCATCACTGA CACTAACTTCGTCAGACGAGTCCCCTGACACGTACGCCAGTACGTCGGAGAAAGAGGACGGGTTCCACGTGAACGCCCGCCAGTTTCATTACCCAAACAGCAAACTCACACGCTTCTCTGTGCCTGAGGAGAAGGTGCCATGGGAG GTCAGCTTCAGCTCATACATGCCAACCTATTACGCCTCTGAAGACATTGAGGACCATGTGGATGG ATCACAATCAGACACCTTAGATAATTACAG AAACCCAGGAGGGAGGACGGGCATCAGGGGACGAGGTGCGCTAAGCCGCCTTGGTCCAAATCTGAATGTAGATCTCGTGCTCACACG GTGGCGAGACAACGAGCGCTCTGTTTTGGAGTACCTGGCAGTCTGGGGCGAGAGCCGGGGAACCTTGGCTTTGCCTTCA GGACCCGTCCAATCTGCCGACCACCTGCCAGTGACTCTGAAGAGAACCATGGGAAAGAAGTTGTATGAAAAACTAAGCGAAAAAGTACCAGAGGGAACAAAG GTGTTTGAGGGCTATGTGGACGACCCCAGGAACACAGATAACGCCTGGGTGGAAACCACCGTCCTAAACATTCACCTGGACAGAACGAGCCAGGTGATGCTCGATATCAACAACATG GTGCTGAGCAGCCATGGCGGCCTTCAGTGGCAGGAGGTGAGCGGCAGAACCAGACTTGACTCAAACCAAAGGGAGTCTCTGCGGCAGGTGGCTGAGTTCCACAACAGGAAGTTCTGA
- the LOC121616033 gene encoding protein FAM126B-like isoform X2, which produces MLGSERGVVEEWLSEFKSLPETHIPSYAGSLHLKKSLVPALYRVIQDPNNELLEPVCHQLFELYRSSEDRLRRFTLQFLPELVWVYLRVTASRDRQSNGCIEALLLGIYNLEIVDKDGNSRLLSFTIPSLSKPSIYHEPSSLGSMALTEGALCQHDLIRVVYSGLHPQRETFTAQNRFEVLCFLMLCYNSAVVYMPLSSYQSVCRMSSRLCVCGFPRQQQKLWREPCNRVLLDPEFMVQMLTAVYHAIYNGEWEMGREALEDILYRAQLELYSQPLLLGNAMKNSLPDSAPDEPRGRKVLQVEVTPTISRISISAITTASIRRHRWKREDCFDYSTDAELSLIVNPPSLAQHHQQHRHTPWDPAANEERGGRPHSHHSSSSSSIIPPITFEDADGMSGGEDSFNVNDPDEGFSSGASNSSQPSGTKTGGSMGPRGGSLNSSSSSIKKAITARLSRDKEREREKEREREREAVLSVDHQTPVRKHHQRQQSPPASINLDAIQLSPIKKHLSFPAGPTLVRTGSTSSSKSFDCMNFNLNGGDDEREEAAGGSDKEGGLPAGGSHRHSTISLKEEHLIRPEDAQDLLSPGAPLTKQSRSPSFNMQIISQV; this is translated from the exons ATGCTGGGTTCAGAGCGCGGTGTTGTCGAAGAATGGCTCTCAGAATTCAAG TCCTTGCCAGAAACCCACATCCCCAGTTATGCCGGCAGCCTTCATCTAAAGAAGTCCCTGGTGCCAGCACTCTACAGAGTCATCCAGGACCCCAACAATGAG CTACTGGAGCCTGTTTGCCACCAACTGTTCGAGCTGTACCGGAGCTCTGAAGACCGCCTGCGCCGCTTCACCCTGCAGTTCCTGCCTGAGCTGGTGTGGGTATACCTACGTGTCACGGCCAGCAGAGATCGTCAGAGCAATGGATGCATCGAGGCCCTTCTCCTGGGCATCTATAACCTG GAGATCGTGGATAAAGATGGCAACAGCAGGCTCCTGTCCTTCACAATCCCGTCTCTGTCCAAACCATCGATATATCACGAG CCTTCTAGCCTGGGATCCATGGCATTGACAGAGGGGGCCCTCTGTCAACATGACCTGATCAGAGTGGTGTACAGCGGCCTCCACCCTCAGAGAGAGACCTTCACAGCCCAGAACAG GTTTGAAGTGCTGTGTTTCCTCATGCTCTGCTACAACTCTGCTGTGGTCTACATGCCCCTATCGTCCTATCAGTCAGTCTGCAGAATGAGCTCACG gttgtgtgtatgtggcttCCCCCGGCAACAGCAGAAGCTTTGGCGGGAACCGTGCAACCGTGTGCTGCTGGACCCTGAGTTCATGGTGCAGATGCTGACTGCTGTCTATCACGCCAT ATACAATGGAGAGTGGGAGATGGGACGGGAAGCTCTGGAGGACATTCTGTACAGAGCCCAGCTGGAGCTTTACTCCCAGCCTCTCCTG CTGGGGAACGCCATGAAGAACTCGCTGCCAGACAGCGCTCCCGATGAGCCGCGGGGGCGCAaggtgctgcaggtggaggtgacgCCCACCATTAGCCGCATCTCCATCTCAGCCATCACCACCGCCTCCATACGACGCCACCGCTGGAAGAGAGAGG ATTGTTTTGACTACTCAACCGATGCAGAGTTGAGCCTCATCGTCAATCCTCCTAGCCTCGCCCAGCACCACCAACAACACCGCCACACTCCCTGGGACCCCGCAGccaatgaggagagaggagggcggCCTCAcagccaccacagcagcagcagcagcagcatcattccCCCCATCACATTTGAGG ATGCTGATGGTATGAGCGGCGGGGAAGATTCCTTCAACGTCAACGACCCTGACGAGGGTTTCTCCTCCGGGGCGTCTAACAGCAGCCAGCCCAGCGGAACCAAGACGGGCGGCAGCATGGGGCCGAGGGGCGGCagcctgaacagcagcagcagcagcatcaagaAGGCCATCACGGCCCGGCTGTCTcgggacaaagagagagagcgggagaaagagagggagcgagagagggaggcgGTTTTGTCGGTGGATCACCAGACCCCTGTGAGGAAGCATCACCAGAGGCAGCAGTCGCCTCCAGCCAGCATTAACTTGGATGCCATCCAGCTGAGCCCCATAAAGAAGCACCTGAGCTTCCCTGCGGGGCCCACGCTGGTGCGGACTGgcagcacctcctccagcaAGTCCTTTGACTGCATGAATTTCAACCTGAACGGAGGTGATGACGAGCGAGAGGAGGCGGCGGGGGGCTCGGACAAGGAAGGAGGGCTTCCGGCAGGTGGCTCCCACCGCCACTCCACCATTAGCTTGAAAGAGGAGCACCTCATCAGGCCAGAGGACGCCCAGGACCTCCTGTCTCCTGGAGCTCCTCTCACCAAGCAGTCCCGCTCCCCCAGCTTCAACATGCAGATCATATCACAGGTCTAA